The Salvelinus namaycush isolate Seneca unplaced genomic scaffold, SaNama_1.0 Scaffold28, whole genome shotgun sequence genome has a segment encoding these proteins:
- the LOC120039556 gene encoding zinc finger protein 721-like isoform X2: MDEDFGGPSPSCSTEPQPTPSLGPDGNHGDRDYTPQGQGYPGGLDGFSEIPRFNIVVKEEEEEVEEEDLEEWSFNYTGESPNPSSSDEASGVAEQHQESHTAKKTFYRCPECGKEFPHPSKLQRHLRTHTGEKPYPCSVCGKRFSDTGTLKTHERLHTGEKPYTCPEKDCWKRFVSQGELKLHHRTHTGEKPCHCSVCGKSFSRMWHLKVHMMTHAGEKQRLSMKKPFPCSECERGCNSAAELKMHQRMHTGERPYQCSTCKKTFVFPSSLTRHEQSHISEANSTAKPYSCSECGKEFTQPWTLKIHMRQHTGEKPYHCSQCEKRFSSSSLLKRHQRVHTGEKPFQCSDCGKSFSSSANRTSHRRRIHEGIQSRSQQQEVTSVDGTNKVEPTAVEEAGLNLVLDVKVKEEEEDPAFAERPDHCSDSEESPSTLAEPDQHQENNKALGPHICSTCGKELSSSYKLMLHQRTHTGEKPYECMVCGKGFSQAANLKTHQKVHSGEKPYPCSDCGSRFTHMGDLKRHQLLHSGEKPYSCPECGKSFSQLAHLKSHQQTHTGEKPFLCAHCEKTFSTAAKLKNHERVHTGERPYCCSYCPKRFALSGTLVKHERLHTGETPYQCGECSKGFAQLVSLKIHAQSHTGVNFYKCFHCEQSFSTSTKLKEHQRIHTGENLYQCTECGKSFTIESKLLKHQRVHTGEKPYQCSGCGMRFSLSENLLRHQRNSSGICGAVSLNQATGSGILLPQDATVFQNILVKAGHKPTESLPSDQSQSEASTQTAGMTVNVKEEDRTLGLKIKTEELEDEEEEAEEEEEEEEEEEEVVGLINSDGEEMDWDPSLLGYNPSQSSDIEESPSTSGVPEHHQENHTAKSSHCCSVCGKDCQKLSALQKHMRIHTGEKPYPCTLCGNQFREKGHLKAHLKTHTGEKPYHCPTCGMKFAHLGAMKIHLLTHTGEKPYPCSVCGKSFTQSSRLKQHFRTHTGEKPYSCSVCRKNFARPADLKVHHRDHTGEKPYSCAECGQSFTSSHNLWKHQKTHLPPGLPPPVECDNHNQTPEMNTKNEGLEEEDEEEEFGVLINSDGEEVGLDLDPPRLNPLSSEEEESPSTSGETEQYQVNHNTALRYSCSVCGKQFNHKGHLRRHESVHSVEKPYGCSDCDKMFGSTIALNRHKKLHREEKPHTCTVCGKGFVQLSRLKEHYPTHSGEKPHCCSECGKRFTTASYLKTHSKVHLGESPYTCNICRRDCQKLSAFKLHMRIHTGEKPFSCLVCEKQFTQKRHLQDHQKVHTGEKPYPCPHCDKRFSFSSALKRHQQLHTGEKPHCCFVCGNCFSQAGRLKEHLRTHSGERPFSCSVCEKTFRKASELTIHNRSHTGERPYSCAECGKTFTSSMKLGRHKKIHQNTNTEENLTKDVKRIP, encoded by the exons ATGGATGAG GACTTTGGTGGGCCATCGCCATCCTGCTCCACTGAACCCCAACCAACACCGTCACTAGGTCCTGACGGTAACCACGGTGACCGGGACTACACACCACAGGGGCAGGGTTACCCTGGAGGCCTTGACGGCTTCAGTGAAATACCTAGATTTAACATCGtagtcaaagaggaggaggaggaggtggaggaagaagaTTTAGAGGAGTGGAGTTTTAATTATACAG GAGAGAGTCCTAACCCCAGCTCTAGTGATGAGGCATCAGGAGTAGCTGAACAACACCAGGAGAGTCACACTGCTAAGAAGACTTTTTACCGCTGCCCGGAGTGTGGGAAAGAGTTTCCTCACCCATCAAAACTACAGAGACatctgagaacacacacaggagagaaaccatatccTTGCTCTGTGTGCGGGAAGCGATTCAGTGATACAGGGACCCTCAAAACACATGAGAGGttgcacacaggagagaaaccatacacCTGCCCGGAAAAGGACTGTTGGAAGAGGTTTGTCAGCCAAGGAGAGTTAAAACTACACCATCGGacacacaccggagagaaaccttgccactgctctgtgtgtgggaagagtttctcacGTATGTGGCACTTGAAGGTCCACATGATGACACACGCCGGAGAGAAGCAGAGACTCAGCATGAAGAAACCTTTCCCATGCTCTGAGTGTGAGAGGGGCTGCAACTCTGCAGCAGAGCTCAAGATGCACCAGAGGATGCACACTGGGGAGAGACCTTACCAGTGTTCCACCTGCAAAAAGACCTTTGTTTTCCCAAGCTCTTTAACAAGACATGAGCAATCCCATATTAGCGAAGCGAATAGTACCGCCAAGCCGTACAGCTGCTCAGAATGTGGGAAGGAATTCACTCAGCCATGGACCTTAAAGATACACATGCGCCagcacaccggagagaaaccgtACCACTGCTCTCAGTGCGAGAAGAGGTTCTCATCTTCGTCACTCCTTAAAAGACACCAGAGGGttcacaccggagagaaaccatTCCAGTGCTCCGACTGCGGGAAGAGTTTCTCCTCGTCAGCGAATAGAACTAGTCACCGTCGTCGTATCCATGAAGGTATACAGAGTAGGTCACAGCAGCAGGAGGTGACCTCTGTGGATGGTACCAATAAG GTTGAACCCACAGCTGTAGAGGAGGCTGGTCTCAATCTAGTACTGGATGTCaaagtaaaagaagaggaggaagatccTGCTTTTG CAGAGAGACCTGACCATTGCTCTGACAGTGAGGAGAGTCCCTCTACATTAGCAGAACCTGACCAACACCAGGAGAACAACAAAGCTCTGGGCCCTCACATCTGTTCAACGTGTGGAAAAGAACTATCCAGCTCCTATAAACTAAtgctacaccagagaacacacacaggagagaagccttacgagTGTATGGTGTGTGGGAAGGGCTTCTCCCAAGCCGCAAACCTCAAGACGCACCAGAAAGTGCACAGTGGAGAGAAACCGTACCCCTGCTCTGACTGCGGGAGCAGGTTTACTCACATGGGAGACTTGAAGAGACACCAGTTGTTGCACTCGGgtgagaaaccttatagctgccCCGAGTGCGGGAAGAGTTTTTCTCAGTTGGCGCACCTGAAATCTCAccagcagacacacacaggggagaaacctttcCTCTGCGCTCACTGTGAAAAGACTTTCTCCACTGCTGCCAAGCTGAAGAACCACGAGAGAGTGCACACCGGCGAGAGACCTTACTGCTGCTCCTACTGCCCCAAGCGCTTTGCTCTATCTGGGACACTGGTGAAGCATGAACGACTCCACACTGGAGAAACACCGTACCAATGTGGAGAATGTAGTAAGGGATTTGCTCAACTGGTGTCCTTGAAGATACATGCCCAATCACACACTGGAGTCAACTTCTACAAATGTTTCCATTGTGAGCAGAGCTTCTCCACTTCAACCAAGCTGAAGGaacatcagagaatccacactgGGGAGAATCTGTACCAATGCAccgaatgtgggaagagtttcaccaTCGAGTCAAAGCTACTGAAACACCAGAGagttcacactggagagaaaccgtaCCAGTGCTCCGGGTGTGGAATGAGGTTCTCGCTCTCTGAGAACCTACTGAGACACCAGCGTAACTCTTCAGGGATCTGTGGTGCTGTGAGCCTTAATCAGGCTACTGGGAGTGGGATTCTACTGCCACAAGATGCTACTGTCTTCCAGAATATACTGGTCAAG GCTGGGCACAAACCAACAGAGTCCCTGCCTTCTGACCAGAGCCAAAGTGAAGCCTCCACTCAAACAGCTGGGATGACTGTTAATGTTAAAGAGGAGGACCGAACACTTGGACTGAAGATTAAAACTGAAGAACTGgaggatgaagaagaagaggcggaggaagaggaggaggaggaagaagaggaggaggaagttgTTGGGTTGATTAATTCTGATGGAGAAGAAATGGACTGGGATCCTTCTCTTCTTG GATATAATCCCAGTCAGAGTTCTGACATTGAAGAGAGTCCCTCTACATCAGGAGTACCTGAACATCACCAGGAGAACCACACCGCTAAGAGCTCTCACTGCTGTTCAGTGTGTGGAAAAGACTGCCAAAAATTATCGGCGCTACAAAAACACAtgagaattcacacaggagagaagccttacccctGTACTTTGTGTGGAAACCAATTCCGTGAGAAGGGACACCTGAAAGCacatctgaaaacacacactggagagaaaccttaccactgccCAACCTGTGGGATGAAGTTCGCCCATTTGGGAGCCATGAAAATACACCTGctgacacacactggagagaaaccttacccctgctctgtgtgtgggaagagttttacccAATCATCACGTTTGAAGCAACATTTCCGGacgcacacaggagagaaaccttactcctgctctgtatGCAGGAAGAATTTTGCAAGACCAGCAGACCTTAAAGTACACCACAGAGATCACACAGgtgagaaaccttacagctgcgCTGAATGTGGCCAGAGCTTCACCAGTTCCCACAACCTATGGAAACATCAGAAGACCCATCTACCACCTGGACTACCACCACCTGTTGAGTGTGACAACCACAACCAAACACCTGAGATGAATACTAAAAACGAAGGactggaggaggaagatgaggaggaggaattTGGTGTTCTGATCAATTCTGATGGAGAAGAAGTTGGATTGGACTTGGATCCTCCTCGTCTCAATCCTCTGAGTTCTGAGGAAGAGGAGAGTCCGTCAACATCAGGAGAAACTGAACAATACCAGGTGAACCACAATACAGCTCTGAGGTACAGCTGCTCTGTGTGTGGGAAGCAGTTCAACCACAAAGGACATCTGCGAAGACACGAGAGTGTACATTCAGTTGAAAAACCTTATGGTTGCTCAGACTGCGACAAGATGTTCGGTTCCACCATAGCTCTGAATAGACACAAGAAGTTACACAGAGAAGAGAAACCTCACACTTGCACAGTGTGTGGGAAAGGTTTCGTTCAACTGTCACGTTTGAAGGAACACTACCCGACGCACTCGGGAGAGAAACCACACTGCTGCTCTGAGTGTGGGAAGCGCTTCACTACTGCGTCGTACCTCAAAACGCACAGCAAAGTCCACTTGGGGGAGAGTCCTTATACCTGTAACATATGTAGGAGAGATTGCCAGAAGTTGTCCGCATTCAAGCTACACATgaggatccacacaggagagaagcccttCAGTTGCTTAGTGTGCGAGAAGCAGTTCACTCAGAAAAGACATCTGCAAGACCACCAGAaagtacacactggagagaaaccgtaCCCCTGCCCCCACTGTGACAAGCGGTTCAGCTTCTCCTCAGCCTTGAAAAGACACCAGCAgttacacacaggagaaaaaccccACTGCTGCTTTGTGTGTGGGAATTGTTTCTCTCAAGCAGGGCGCCTGAAAGAACACCTACGGACGCACTCGGGAGAGAGACCTTTCTCCTGCTCTGTCTGCGAGAAAACCTTCAGAAAAGCTTCTGAACTCACGATACACAACAGATCTCATACAGGAGAGAGACCGTACAGCTGTGCTGAATGTGGTAAGACCTTCACCAGTTCTATGAAGCTGGGACGACACAAGAAGATCCATCAGAACACAAACACTGAAGAGAATCTGACTAAAGATGTGAAGAGAATTCCATGA
- the LOC120039556 gene encoding zinc finger protein 721-like isoform X1 translates to MDEDFGGPSPSCSTEPQPTPSLGPDGNHGDRDYTPQGQGYPGGLDGFSEIPRFNIVVKEEEEEVEEEDLEEWSFNYTGESPNPSSSDEASGVAEQHQESHTAKKTFYRCPECGKEFPHPSKLQRHLRTHTGEKPYPCSVCGKRFSDTGTLKTHERLHTGEKPYTCPEKDCWKRFVSQGELKLHHRTHTGEKPCHCSVCGKSFSRMWHLKVHMMTHAGEKQRLSMKKPFPCSECERGCNSAAELKMHQRMHTGERPYQCSTCKKTFVFPSSLTRHEQSHISEANSTAKPYSCSECGKEFTQPWTLKIHMRQHTGEKPYHCSQCEKRFSSSSLLKRHQRVHTGEKPFQCSDCGKSFSSSANRTSHRRRIHEGIQSRSQQQEVTSVDGTNKACVDQNDQVEPTAVEEAGLNLVLDVKVKEEEEDPAFAERPDHCSDSEESPSTLAEPDQHQENNKALGPHICSTCGKELSSSYKLMLHQRTHTGEKPYECMVCGKGFSQAANLKTHQKVHSGEKPYPCSDCGSRFTHMGDLKRHQLLHSGEKPYSCPECGKSFSQLAHLKSHQQTHTGEKPFLCAHCEKTFSTAAKLKNHERVHTGERPYCCSYCPKRFALSGTLVKHERLHTGETPYQCGECSKGFAQLVSLKIHAQSHTGVNFYKCFHCEQSFSTSTKLKEHQRIHTGENLYQCTECGKSFTIESKLLKHQRVHTGEKPYQCSGCGMRFSLSENLLRHQRNSSGICGAVSLNQATGSGILLPQDATVFQNILVKAGHKPTESLPSDQSQSEASTQTAGMTVNVKEEDRTLGLKIKTEELEDEEEEAEEEEEEEEEEEEVVGLINSDGEEMDWDPSLLGYNPSQSSDIEESPSTSGVPEHHQENHTAKSSHCCSVCGKDCQKLSALQKHMRIHTGEKPYPCTLCGNQFREKGHLKAHLKTHTGEKPYHCPTCGMKFAHLGAMKIHLLTHTGEKPYPCSVCGKSFTQSSRLKQHFRTHTGEKPYSCSVCRKNFARPADLKVHHRDHTGEKPYSCAECGQSFTSSHNLWKHQKTHLPPGLPPPVECDNHNQTPEMNTKNEGLEEEDEEEEFGVLINSDGEEVGLDLDPPRLNPLSSEEEESPSTSGETEQYQVNHNTALRYSCSVCGKQFNHKGHLRRHESVHSVEKPYGCSDCDKMFGSTIALNRHKKLHREEKPHTCTVCGKGFVQLSRLKEHYPTHSGEKPHCCSECGKRFTTASYLKTHSKVHLGESPYTCNICRRDCQKLSAFKLHMRIHTGEKPFSCLVCEKQFTQKRHLQDHQKVHTGEKPYPCPHCDKRFSFSSALKRHQQLHTGEKPHCCFVCGNCFSQAGRLKEHLRTHSGERPFSCSVCEKTFRKASELTIHNRSHTGERPYSCAECGKTFTSSMKLGRHKKIHQNTNTEENLTKDVKRIP, encoded by the exons ATGGATGAG GACTTTGGTGGGCCATCGCCATCCTGCTCCACTGAACCCCAACCAACACCGTCACTAGGTCCTGACGGTAACCACGGTGACCGGGACTACACACCACAGGGGCAGGGTTACCCTGGAGGCCTTGACGGCTTCAGTGAAATACCTAGATTTAACATCGtagtcaaagaggaggaggaggaggtggaggaagaagaTTTAGAGGAGTGGAGTTTTAATTATACAG GAGAGAGTCCTAACCCCAGCTCTAGTGATGAGGCATCAGGAGTAGCTGAACAACACCAGGAGAGTCACACTGCTAAGAAGACTTTTTACCGCTGCCCGGAGTGTGGGAAAGAGTTTCCTCACCCATCAAAACTACAGAGACatctgagaacacacacaggagagaaaccatatccTTGCTCTGTGTGCGGGAAGCGATTCAGTGATACAGGGACCCTCAAAACACATGAGAGGttgcacacaggagagaaaccatacacCTGCCCGGAAAAGGACTGTTGGAAGAGGTTTGTCAGCCAAGGAGAGTTAAAACTACACCATCGGacacacaccggagagaaaccttgccactgctctgtgtgtgggaagagtttctcacGTATGTGGCACTTGAAGGTCCACATGATGACACACGCCGGAGAGAAGCAGAGACTCAGCATGAAGAAACCTTTCCCATGCTCTGAGTGTGAGAGGGGCTGCAACTCTGCAGCAGAGCTCAAGATGCACCAGAGGATGCACACTGGGGAGAGACCTTACCAGTGTTCCACCTGCAAAAAGACCTTTGTTTTCCCAAGCTCTTTAACAAGACATGAGCAATCCCATATTAGCGAAGCGAATAGTACCGCCAAGCCGTACAGCTGCTCAGAATGTGGGAAGGAATTCACTCAGCCATGGACCTTAAAGATACACATGCGCCagcacaccggagagaaaccgtACCACTGCTCTCAGTGCGAGAAGAGGTTCTCATCTTCGTCACTCCTTAAAAGACACCAGAGGGttcacaccggagagaaaccatTCCAGTGCTCCGACTGCGGGAAGAGTTTCTCCTCGTCAGCGAATAGAACTAGTCACCGTCGTCGTATCCATGAAGGTATACAGAGTAGGTCACAGCAGCAGGAGGTGACCTCTGTGGATGGTACCAATAAG GCTTGTGTTGACCAAAACGACCAGGTTGAACCCACAGCTGTAGAGGAGGCTGGTCTCAATCTAGTACTGGATGTCaaagtaaaagaagaggaggaagatccTGCTTTTG CAGAGAGACCTGACCATTGCTCTGACAGTGAGGAGAGTCCCTCTACATTAGCAGAACCTGACCAACACCAGGAGAACAACAAAGCTCTGGGCCCTCACATCTGTTCAACGTGTGGAAAAGAACTATCCAGCTCCTATAAACTAAtgctacaccagagaacacacacaggagagaagccttacgagTGTATGGTGTGTGGGAAGGGCTTCTCCCAAGCCGCAAACCTCAAGACGCACCAGAAAGTGCACAGTGGAGAGAAACCGTACCCCTGCTCTGACTGCGGGAGCAGGTTTACTCACATGGGAGACTTGAAGAGACACCAGTTGTTGCACTCGGgtgagaaaccttatagctgccCCGAGTGCGGGAAGAGTTTTTCTCAGTTGGCGCACCTGAAATCTCAccagcagacacacacaggggagaaacctttcCTCTGCGCTCACTGTGAAAAGACTTTCTCCACTGCTGCCAAGCTGAAGAACCACGAGAGAGTGCACACCGGCGAGAGACCTTACTGCTGCTCCTACTGCCCCAAGCGCTTTGCTCTATCTGGGACACTGGTGAAGCATGAACGACTCCACACTGGAGAAACACCGTACCAATGTGGAGAATGTAGTAAGGGATTTGCTCAACTGGTGTCCTTGAAGATACATGCCCAATCACACACTGGAGTCAACTTCTACAAATGTTTCCATTGTGAGCAGAGCTTCTCCACTTCAACCAAGCTGAAGGaacatcagagaatccacactgGGGAGAATCTGTACCAATGCAccgaatgtgggaagagtttcaccaTCGAGTCAAAGCTACTGAAACACCAGAGagttcacactggagagaaaccgtaCCAGTGCTCCGGGTGTGGAATGAGGTTCTCGCTCTCTGAGAACCTACTGAGACACCAGCGTAACTCTTCAGGGATCTGTGGTGCTGTGAGCCTTAATCAGGCTACTGGGAGTGGGATTCTACTGCCACAAGATGCTACTGTCTTCCAGAATATACTGGTCAAG GCTGGGCACAAACCAACAGAGTCCCTGCCTTCTGACCAGAGCCAAAGTGAAGCCTCCACTCAAACAGCTGGGATGACTGTTAATGTTAAAGAGGAGGACCGAACACTTGGACTGAAGATTAAAACTGAAGAACTGgaggatgaagaagaagaggcggaggaagaggaggaggaggaagaagaggaggaggaagttgTTGGGTTGATTAATTCTGATGGAGAAGAAATGGACTGGGATCCTTCTCTTCTTG GATATAATCCCAGTCAGAGTTCTGACATTGAAGAGAGTCCCTCTACATCAGGAGTACCTGAACATCACCAGGAGAACCACACCGCTAAGAGCTCTCACTGCTGTTCAGTGTGTGGAAAAGACTGCCAAAAATTATCGGCGCTACAAAAACACAtgagaattcacacaggagagaagccttacccctGTACTTTGTGTGGAAACCAATTCCGTGAGAAGGGACACCTGAAAGCacatctgaaaacacacactggagagaaaccttaccactgccCAACCTGTGGGATGAAGTTCGCCCATTTGGGAGCCATGAAAATACACCTGctgacacacactggagagaaaccttacccctgctctgtgtgtgggaagagttttacccAATCATCACGTTTGAAGCAACATTTCCGGacgcacacaggagagaaaccttactcctgctctgtatGCAGGAAGAATTTTGCAAGACCAGCAGACCTTAAAGTACACCACAGAGATCACACAGgtgagaaaccttacagctgcgCTGAATGTGGCCAGAGCTTCACCAGTTCCCACAACCTATGGAAACATCAGAAGACCCATCTACCACCTGGACTACCACCACCTGTTGAGTGTGACAACCACAACCAAACACCTGAGATGAATACTAAAAACGAAGGactggaggaggaagatgaggaggaggaattTGGTGTTCTGATCAATTCTGATGGAGAAGAAGTTGGATTGGACTTGGATCCTCCTCGTCTCAATCCTCTGAGTTCTGAGGAAGAGGAGAGTCCGTCAACATCAGGAGAAACTGAACAATACCAGGTGAACCACAATACAGCTCTGAGGTACAGCTGCTCTGTGTGTGGGAAGCAGTTCAACCACAAAGGACATCTGCGAAGACACGAGAGTGTACATTCAGTTGAAAAACCTTATGGTTGCTCAGACTGCGACAAGATGTTCGGTTCCACCATAGCTCTGAATAGACACAAGAAGTTACACAGAGAAGAGAAACCTCACACTTGCACAGTGTGTGGGAAAGGTTTCGTTCAACTGTCACGTTTGAAGGAACACTACCCGACGCACTCGGGAGAGAAACCACACTGCTGCTCTGAGTGTGGGAAGCGCTTCACTACTGCGTCGTACCTCAAAACGCACAGCAAAGTCCACTTGGGGGAGAGTCCTTATACCTGTAACATATGTAGGAGAGATTGCCAGAAGTTGTCCGCATTCAAGCTACACATgaggatccacacaggagagaagcccttCAGTTGCTTAGTGTGCGAGAAGCAGTTCACTCAGAAAAGACATCTGCAAGACCACCAGAaagtacacactggagagaaaccgtaCCCCTGCCCCCACTGTGACAAGCGGTTCAGCTTCTCCTCAGCCTTGAAAAGACACCAGCAgttacacacaggagaaaaaccccACTGCTGCTTTGTGTGTGGGAATTGTTTCTCTCAAGCAGGGCGCCTGAAAGAACACCTACGGACGCACTCGGGAGAGAGACCTTTCTCCTGCTCTGTCTGCGAGAAAACCTTCAGAAAAGCTTCTGAACTCACGATACACAACAGATCTCATACAGGAGAGAGACCGTACAGCTGTGCTGAATGTGGTAAGACCTTCACCAGTTCTATGAAGCTGGGACGACACAAGAAGATCCATCAGAACACAAACACTGAAGAGAATCTGACTAAAGATGTGAAGAGAATTCCATGA